A single window of Methanobacterium bryantii DNA harbors:
- a CDS encoding methanogen output domain 1-containing protein has product MEAKVLIVEDERILAIGMKRKLENAGYTVTGTASSGEEAIENVKETRPDLVLMDIVLKGDMDGIEAAQQIINLYNIPVIYITAYADEEILERAMVTEPYGYLLKPFNPRELKANIKMAIYKHKAETERKELMKNRVMEDYYQFMIQGMNESKYNSEMDVKNTLLKTFEKSFEDKMKPEFEKELKNKGLDIYGDNIILLFETYLSWISELFTSFGIKNKIRSENDSWYLEFFNCPWSEYSIKNKVFCINCNAMVNCSFKWINIQGDVCRISSIANNSPKCSFKFYFTH; this is encoded by the coding sequence ATGGAAGCCAAAGTATTAATTGTGGAAGATGAGAGAATTCTGGCCATTGGAATGAAACGCAAACTGGAAAATGCAGGGTATACTGTAACTGGAACTGCTTCTTCCGGAGAGGAAGCAATTGAAAATGTAAAAGAAACCAGGCCAGATTTAGTTTTAATGGATATAGTTTTAAAGGGAGATATGGACGGTATTGAGGCGGCTCAGCAAATTATCAACCTTTATAATATTCCAGTTATTTATATTACAGCCTATGCAGATGAGGAAATCCTGGAACGTGCCATGGTAACTGAACCATATGGATATTTATTGAAACCTTTCAATCCACGCGAATTAAAAGCCAACATTAAAATGGCTATTTACAAACATAAAGCAGAAACTGAAAGGAAAGAATTAATGAAAAATAGAGTTATGGAAGATTATTATCAGTTTATGATTCAGGGTATGAATGAATCTAAATACAACAGCGAAATGGATGTTAAGAATACTCTCCTTAAAACATTTGAAAAGAGTTTTGAAGATAAAATGAAACCTGAGTTTGAAAAAGAGCTCAAAAATAAGGGTTTAGATATATATGGGGATAATATTATTCTCTTATTTGAAACTTACCTCTCATGGATATCAGAACTCTTTACAAGTTTTGGTATTAAAAATAAAATAAGGTCAGAAAATGATTCATGGTATTTAGAATTTTTCAACTGCCCGTGGAGTGAATATTCCATTAAAAACAAGGTGTTTTGCATTAACTGCAATGCAATGGTTAACTGCAGTTTTAAATGGATTAATATCCAAGGAGATGTCTGCAGAATATCGAGCATAGCAAACAACTCCCCAAAGTGTTCTTTTAAATTTTATTTTACGCATTAG